In the Schaalia hyovaginalis genome, GGTCCGACCGCGAGGAACCGCCCCCTCGCGCGTCCGCATCGACGCCCAGGGCGGGCCGGAGCCCGTCGACTCGACGGCCGAGGGCGTCCGAGTCGAACTGGACGGGCAGGCGCAGGGCACGCTCGTCCTCGCCGAACGCGCCGATGCCGGATGGCGGGCGAGCCTCAACGGCGTCGAACTCGCCCCCACCACAGTCGACGGCTGGGCCCAGGGATTCACCGATCTCGGCCCGGGGACGCTCGTCGTCTCCTACGCCCGCGCCCGGACGCTCACCTGGCAGATCGCCGTCCTGCTCGTCCTCGCTCTGACGGCCCTCGCCGCGATCCCCTGGAGGTCCGGCAAATGAGACCCGCACGCATCATCCCCCTCGGGCTCGTGCTCCTCGGAACCGTCTTCCTCGGCGCGGCCGCCCTGACGGACGCCGTCCTGCCCGCGGAACCCGTTCGAGAGGCGCCCGCCGCCCTCGTCGAAGCGAACGCGAGGAGCGTCGCGCTGGCCTGCCCCACCGGCACCATCGACCCCTTCGACACGACCCGGCGGGCCTTAGCGGGGATCTGGTCGTCCACGGGACTCGACGCCGGCCATAACGCGCCGGAGACCCTCACCGCCCAAGCCGGAGGGGGAGAGGCGCTGACCATCCCGAGCGCGATGATCCTCGCGGGCCAGGGGGGCGGCGACCTCCTCGGCCTCACGACCACCGGCTGCGCCGTCCCCTCACTCGACCAATGGCTCGCGATCGGTCCGACCACCGTCGGATCCGATGCCGTCCTGCTCCTGTCCAACCCGACGCCGACCCCCTCCCAGGTGACCATCGAGGGTTACGGGGCCCTGGGGCCCCTCGGCGAGGCGGGCCAGGCCGTCACCGTGCCCGCGAACTCCTCCGTGGCGCTCCTGCCCGCCGGATGGTTCGCAGACGAGGAAAGGCTCGTCCTGCGCGTCCGCGCCGACGGCGCAGGCGTCGCAGCCTTCGCGCAGGTATCGAAGATGGACGGGGAGATCCCCAAGGGGACGACCTGGATCCCCTCGACGACGCCGCTCAAGAGCACGACGATCCTCGGCGTCGGCGGCGAAGACTCCTCTTCGCTCCTCGTCGCGGTTCCCGGCGAGGAGCCCGCCGCCCTGTCGATCACCCTGCTCACCCCCTCGGGCCCCCGGGCCCTCGAGGGCGGGGACGTGAGGATCGACGCCAAGGGAGTGCTCTCGATCCCCCTGACCGGCGCCTCGACGGACGCGATCGGGATCCGCATCGACTCCGACCAGGCGATCGTCGCGACCGCGATCCAGACCCGGATCGCCGCCGCCTGGCCCGGGTCGCAGGAGCGGCGGGAGGTGATCTCCTCGCTCGTTCCCGCATCCGCGGTCATGACGGCCGATCTGCCCGGCCTGGCCTCCTTGCGCTCGCTGGTCGATGAGCAGCTCCTGGCCGAACCGCTGCGCGCCACCTCCATCGCCACCCCCTCCGGGAGCGGGAGCGTCGACGCTTCCCTGCTCATCGCGAACCCGGCGCCCGAGGGCGGGGCGCCCGTCGCCGTGAGCCTCGGATCCGAGCGCCTCGACCTTGCAGCAGGCGCTTCGGCGCTGATCCGGCTCGGTGAAGAGGGCGCCCGGCTCCGCGCCGACGGCCCCGTCCGGGCCGCGCTCCTCATCAGCGTCGAAACCCCCTCGGGCGCACTGCACTCCGCCTGGCCGATCGGCACCGCGGGGCTCGTCGCGCGCGAAGCCGAGGTCCGACTGGGCCCGTGAGGCCCTACCTCAAGGCGTCGTCGATCTCGTCGGGGCCGAGCGCGATGACGTGCGAAATGCGCTCGACGAGGACGCGCCGCACCGCCTCCGCGTAATCCCCGCCCTCGGAACGCAGCACGATCGGCAAGCGGTAGACCACGATCCGATCGGAAAGGCCGCGGCGCCGATCCGCGAAGAACACGCGGGCGAGCACTTCGGAATGATCCTCCCACGGGGCCGGATCGGAGGGCGGGACGTCCTCGGTGGCGAACTCGATCCGCGCAACCGCCGGCCACCTGCGCGTCAACTCATCGACGATCGTCCCCACGAGCTCGTCGAAGGCCTCCCGGCGGGTCCGCCATGCGGGAGTGCCCGGGAAGAAGAGGGGGCCTCGGGGGCCGCGGCCGTGACGGTCGCGCGCGGGACGATGAATAGCAAGGGGCACCCGCCCAGCCTAGCGAGGTGACGCACCGAACGCTCAATCGCAAGGCGCGCCCGCCGTGCCGTACTCTGGTCCAGTGATTTCGGCCAGACACTGCTCCAAGCCCGGGTGCCAGCGCCCCGGCGTTGCGACGCTCACCTACGACTACTCCGACTCGACGGTCGTCCTGGGACCCCTCGCAACGGTCGCCGAACCCAATGCCTACGATCTCTGCGACATTCACGCCCAGCAGCTCACCGCGCCGAAGGGATGGCAGGTCGTCCGGCTCCAAACGCATTTCGAGCCTGCCGCTCCCACGGGCGACGACCTGCTCGCCCTCGTCGACGCCGTGAGACGCGCGGCCAGCGAAACCCCCGAAACCGACAAGGCGGCCCGTCCGGCCGCGCAAGCGGCTCCCCAGCCGGGCCGGGCCGGGGAGCCCGAGCGGGGGCCCTTCGCCCCCACCCGGGCGCGGGCCGCCGAAGACAACCCCCTCGATCCCGAGTCGGCCTTCGCGAAGCGGCGCGCCCGCTTCCGGGTCATCGACGCCGAAGGGCCGGAATCGCAGGACTAGGAGCCCATCGGGGAGCGGCCGGCCGCACTCGCCCGCGCAGCCGCGAGGACAGGGGCCAGGCCCTCGGTCCGCATCCTCTCGTCGGTGTACATGAGCACCGTGCACGCCACTTGAACCGGGATCGCGATGCCCGCGAGCACCACCGTCAAGCCGCTGGCCGCGCCGTCGAACACCGGGGAGTTCAGGAGCATCATGATGCTCGTCATCACCCCGGTGACCGCCCCGACCAGGACGCCGACAAGGGTGTTGACCACCAGGATCATCAGGAGGTAGCGCCCGAGCAGGCGGGCGAAAGCGCCCCTGGTCAACGCCCACGATCGTGAGATCGACTCCACGGGCCCGCGCTCCTCCAGGACGCAGGCGATCGGCGCGAAGAACAGCCGGACGGCGAGGGCGACGAGCGCGGCGAAGGACACGGCGATGATGACGAGGCACACGAGAGCGAGCATGATCATCCAGGCGAAGACGGAGCCCTCGAACTCAGGGGCCAGGGCCAGGACCCCGAAGACTGCCGTCAGGATGAGCACGGTCATGAGCGCGACGAAGGCGAAGGACAGCAGGCAGATGAGGAGGGTCGTCCCCAGCAGGGGCGCGAGGCGCGGCCGCAGCCGGTCCCAGGTCTCGCGCGCCGTCGGCCTGCGACCGATCACCGCATCGGCGACCGCGAGCGACAGCATCCCGGTGAGCAGGACGGACGCGAGGATCGAGAGGATGAGGGTGAGTGCGAAGAAGGACAGGGAGGGGACGAGGACGCCGCTGAGACCCCCGAGGAGATCGGCGCCGCTCGAAACGACGAACGCGTGCTCGACGAGGCGGAGCGCCCGGGACACGCCCGCGACCTGAATGCCCGTTGCCGCCCCGACGAGGGCCATCACGCAGGCGGTCAGGCCGAGATGGAGCAGCGGGTTGGCGCGAATCGCGTTCAGCGTGCCCGAGAAGATATCCGCGATCGACAGGGGGCGGAGCGGAATGATCCCCGAGGATTCCGGCTCCCCCGCCTCGGGAGAGGCCGAGGGCGTCCAGCCGAAAGAGGCCCCCGGAGGCACCGCCGGCCCCCAGCCCGGCGCCCCCTCGACGTGATACGAGTCGTTCAGCGGGTGGATCTGCGGATCGGTCACGACAGTCCTTCCTGGTCCGGGTCGCCCTCAGTCTTGCGCATGGGCAGCGGGGTGTCCACGGGGAGCGGCCCGGGGCTTCCCGCCTCTGGGTCGGACAAGTCCGCGAGTCTGCCCCCGCGATCACGCAATTCGTGACACTATCGTGACATGAATTCGCGGATCCTCGTCGTCGACGACGATGCGGCGCTCGCCGAGATGATCGGAATCGTCCTCGGGGCTGAGGGCTTCGCCGTCGACACCTGCCCGGACGGCTCCCTCGCCCTCGACGCCTTCCATCGGAGCACGCCCGATCTCGTTCTGCTCGACCTCATGCTGCCCGGACTCGACGGCATCGAGGTGTGCCGCCTCATCCGACGTGAATCCGACGTTCCGATCGTCATGCTCACGGCCCGTTCGGATACGGCGGACGTGGTCGCGGGCCTCGAAGCGGGCGCGGACGACTACGTGCCCAAGCCCTTCAAGCCGAAGGAGCTCATCGCGCGCATCCGAGCCCGTCTGCGCGGCCGCGAGGAATCGGGGGACGCGCGCCTCGTCCTCGGCGACCTCGTGATCGACGTGCCCGGGCACGCCGTCCATCGGGGCCCGGAGCCGATCGCCCTCACGCCCCTCGAATTCGATCTGCTCGTGGCCCTCGGCAGCGCGCCCTGGAAGGTCTTCACCCGCGAAGAGCTGCTCGAGAGGGTGTGGGGCTACAGGCACGCGGCCGACACACGACTCGTGAACGTCCACGTCCAAAGGCTCCGCTCGAAGATCGAACGGGATCCGGAGAACCCCGAGATCGTCGTCACCGTCAGGGGCGTCGGGTACCGTGCGGGAACAGGGGCCTGAATCGGGAGGGCGCGCGCGCTCGGTCCCGTCACGGCGCCTGCTCGCCCCGCTCGTCGGCGCGTGGAAGCGCTCCCGCGTCGGAGCCCGCCTCCTCTCATCGAAGCCCGCCTCCGCCGTGCGCAGGTCCTTGTCCATCCGCTCGGCCCTCGCGGTCACCGCCGCCGCGCTGGCGCTCATGTCGGTCTTCGCGCTCACCGTCTCGGCGCAACTGCGCACCTCCGCATTCGAATCCCGCAAGGACCTGGTCCTCGACGACGCGGCGGTCCGATTCTCCTCGGCCCGGCAGACATTCGATCAATCGACGGCGAGCACCCCCGATCAGGTTCAGGAAACGGCCCGACAGGTCGTCGAATCGATCCGCTCCTCGGCCGCGGGCGCGGGCGCCGTCTCAGTCGCACTCCTCCGCTCGCCCGATTCCCTCACCTCCTTCCGCATCAACCAGATCGTCGACGCCGACGTCCTCGACCTCATCGACCGCACCATGAGGCAAGCTGTCCGCGACTCCGGCTCCGCGCAATGGCAGTCCGTCTCGATCCGCCTCAGCGACTCCTCCGGGGCCCCCGGGATCCTCGTCGGGATGGAGGTCGAAATCCCCAGGGCCGGCCCGCACGAGCTCTACATCGTCTACTCCCTCGCCTCGGACCAGCGCCAGGTCGACATGGCGATGCGGGTCCTCCTCGTCGCGGCGATCCCCATCGTCCTCGGCCTCCCGCTCGCCGTGTTCTGGATGCTCTACAAATTCCTCCTCCCGGTGCGCCGCACGGCCGACGCCGCCAAGCACCTCGCCTCGGGGGACCTCGACGCGCGAGTCGACGTCCACGGCGAAGACGAGATGGCGGACCTGTCCCGCGCCTTCAACGACATGGCGGCCTCCCTGCAGGACAAGATCGAGGAATACGACGAACTCTCCCAACTCCAGCAGCGCTTCGTCTCGGACGTGTCGCACGAACTGCGCACGCCGCTGACGACGATCCGCATGGCCGACTCGATCATCTGGGACAATCGCGAATCGCTCCCGGCTGCCGCGAAGCGCTCGGCGGAACTCCTCCACGAGCAGACCGACCGCATGGACTCGCTCTTCACCGATCTTCTCGAGATCTCCCGCTACGACGCGAGATCGGCCGATCTCGCCGCGGAGCTCACCGATCTGCGCGCCGTCGTCGCGAAGGTCGTGAAGGCCAACGCCGAACTCGCCCAGCGACTGGGGGTCGAAGTGACGGTCCGCGAGCCCGATCACCGCTGCGCCGCATCCATCGATGCGCGTCGGATCGAACGCGTCCTGAGGAACCTCCTCGTGAACGCCCTCGAGTTCGCCGACCGGACCAGCGTCGACATCACCATCGCCCAGAACGAGGAGGCGGTCGCCGTGCGCGTGCGCGACCACGGGGTCGGCATGACCGAGGAGACGGCGGCCCGCGTCTTCGACCGCTTCTACCGGGCCGACGCCTCGCGCAAGCGCACCACGGGCGGCACGGGCCTGGGCCTGTCGATCGCCGCCGAGGACGTCGCACTGCACGGGGGGATCCTGACGGCTCGGGGAGAGCCCGGCAACGGCTCCTCCTTCCTCATGACGATCCCGAAAGAACCCGGGGCCCCCATCGGACCGGGGCCGCTCGGCCTGTGGGAGGACGCATGAAACGCCTCCTCGCCCTCGCCCTCGCCCTCCTGCTCCTCACGGGGTGCACCTCCCTGCCGGACGCCTCCGCCCCGCAGCCCTTCGACGTGTCGATCCCCGATTCCGCGCCGATCCAACTCGCGGCGGACGGTCCGTCCCCCGACTCCGATCCGAGCACCCTCGTCACGGACTTCCTCCTCGCATGCGCCGCGGGCGCGAACGACGATTTCGCCACGGCGCGCCTCTTCCTCACCTCGGGGAGCGCCCAGGAATGGAATCCGGCGGAGCAAGTCCTCATCTACGACACGGCGACGCGCCCCCTCGTCAAGAGCGGGGCGGAGGACGGGGACCGCGTCTCAGTGACCGTCAGCGCCCAGGGCGTGGCCTCCGTCGACGCCAACGGCATCCTGACGCGCAGCACCGACTCCCAGATCACCGCGAGCCTCGCCCTCGTCAAGGAGAACGGGCAGTGGCGGATCGACGCCCCCGAGAACGCCTACATCATCTCCCAGGCCTCCTTCAGCGCCTCGTACGAGTTGACGAACCTCTACTTCCCCGCAACGACGGGGGACGCCCTCGTCCCCGATCCGCGCTGGTACCCGTCGAGGCGCCTGTCCACGCACCTCCTCAAGGGCCTCGTCGGCGGGCCCGAGAAGGGGATCTCCCAGGCGGTCACCAACGCGATCCCCGGTGGGACGACCATCCCCTCCCAGGGGATCGAGGTGCGCGAAGGAGTCGCCAGCGTCTCCCTAGAAGCGCCCGTCCCCGAGAGCTCCACGGCCCGATCCCTCCTCCACTGGCAGATCGCGCGCACCCTGGCCCAGGACGCCTCGATCTCCGCGGTGGAACTGAAGGTCTCGGGGATCGACCTCAGCGACTCGCCCCTGCCCGAGGGACCCGCCTTCTCCCTCGACACGCGAGTCGGGCTCAATGAGAGCGCGATCGGCACGATTTCGGCGATGACGGTGGTCCCCCTCAACCTCGCCGAACAGCCTCTCGAGGGGGCGGGCTCCCCGGCGATGTCCCCGGTCACTCACGACCTCGTCGCGTGGCGGCACGAGGGCGAGCTGCGCATCGAAAAAGGCGGGGCGGAACCCGAGAGCGCCCGGGTGGCGCACCAGTCCTCGGGAGCGCCCTCGATCGACCGATTCGGCTACGTCTGGGCCGCAGCGTCGGCGGGAGCGATCGCCGCGCGCTCGGACGGGTCGGTCATCGAAGTCCCCGTTGAAGGGGGCGAGGACGTCCCCGTCCGCTCGGTCGCGATCTCGCCCGACGGGGCGAGGGCCCTCATCGTCCGCGAGGGCGAAGAAGGCGGCGCGCTGTGGATCGGCGCCGTCCTGCGGGATACCGAGGGGGCGCCCCGCAGCATCGTCGGACTCGAGTCGGGCGGCTCCTACGCGACGGGCGTGATCGACGCGGCCTGGACGGACGGCACCTCCTTCGTGGTCGCCGTCGCCCGCGCGGATGAGGCTCGCGGAGGCGGGAGCGGCCTCATCGACGTCGACCTGGGGGGATTCGGATCGGCGATCTCCACCCCCGAGGACATCGTTTCGCTGAGCGCCGGCTCATCGGCGATGAATCTGTGCATGCTCGACTCGCGCGGGGGAGTCCACTGCCGATCCGGGGCGCTCTGGCAGGACGTGCCCGCGACCTTCAAGGAGATCCGCTTCCCCGGATGAGCAGGACCCGGCGCCTTCATCCAGGGGCGTCGGGATCGCCGGCCCGTCCACAGGCGCCCCCGCCCCGCGCCGCCCAGGACGCATCCCGGTGCGAGCATCGGGGCATGACCGCGACGCTCCTCAGGGCCGCTCAGGGGCTCCTGTGGCCGACCCAGTGCTTCGGCTGCGGGGCCTGGGACGAAGTCGTGT is a window encoding:
- a CDS encoding DUF5719 family protein; amino-acid sequence: MRPARIIPLGLVLLGTVFLGAAALTDAVLPAEPVREAPAALVEANARSVALACPTGTIDPFDTTRRALAGIWSSTGLDAGHNAPETLTAQAGGGEALTIPSAMILAGQGGGDLLGLTTTGCAVPSLDQWLAIGPTTVGSDAVLLLSNPTPTPSQVTIEGYGALGPLGEAGQAVTVPANSSVALLPAGWFADEERLVLRVRADGAGVAAFAQVSKMDGEIPKGTTWIPSTTPLKSTTILGVGGEDSSSLLVAVPGEEPAALSITLLTPSGPRALEGGDVRIDAKGVLSIPLTGASTDAIGIRIDSDQAIVATAIQTRIAAAWPGSQERREVISSLVPASAVMTADLPGLASLRSLVDEQLLAEPLRATSIATPSGSGSVDASLLIANPAPEGGAPVAVSLGSERLDLAAGASALIRLGEEGARLRADGPVRAALLISVETPSGALHSAWPIGTAGLVAREAEVRLGP
- a CDS encoding metallopeptidase family protein, with protein sequence MPLAIHRPARDRHGRGPRGPLFFPGTPAWRTRREAFDELVGTIVDELTRRWPAVARIEFATEDVPPSDPAPWEDHSEVLARVFFADRRRGLSDRIVVYRLPIVLRSEGGDYAEAVRRVLVERISHVIALGPDEIDDALR
- a CDS encoding DUF3499 domain-containing protein codes for the protein MISARHCSKPGCQRPGVATLTYDYSDSTVVLGPLATVAEPNAYDLCDIHAQQLTAPKGWQVVRLQTHFEPAAPTGDDLLALVDAVRRAASETPETDKAARPAAQAAPQPGRAGEPERGPFAPTRARAAEDNPLDPESAFAKRRARFRVIDAEGPESQD
- the mtrA gene encoding MtrAB system response regulator MtrA; this translates as MNSRILVVDDDAALAEMIGIVLGAEGFAVDTCPDGSLALDAFHRSTPDLVLLDLMLPGLDGIEVCRLIRRESDVPIVMLTARSDTADVVAGLEAGADDYVPKPFKPKELIARIRARLRGREESGDARLVLGDLVIDVPGHAVHRGPEPIALTPLEFDLLVALGSAPWKVFTREELLERVWGYRHAADTRLVNVHVQRLRSKIERDPENPEIVVTVRGVGYRAGTGA
- the mtrB gene encoding MtrAB system histidine kinase MtrB encodes the protein MREQGPESGGRARSVPSRRLLAPLVGAWKRSRVGARLLSSKPASAVRRSLSIRSALAVTAAALALMSVFALTVSAQLRTSAFESRKDLVLDDAAVRFSSARQTFDQSTASTPDQVQETARQVVESIRSSAAGAGAVSVALLRSPDSLTSFRINQIVDADVLDLIDRTMRQAVRDSGSAQWQSVSIRLSDSSGAPGILVGMEVEIPRAGPHELYIVYSLASDQRQVDMAMRVLLVAAIPIVLGLPLAVFWMLYKFLLPVRRTADAAKHLASGDLDARVDVHGEDEMADLSRAFNDMAASLQDKIEEYDELSQLQQRFVSDVSHELRTPLTTIRMADSIIWDNRESLPAAAKRSAELLHEQTDRMDSLFTDLLEISRYDARSADLAAELTDLRAVVAKVVKANAELAQRLGVEVTVREPDHRCAASIDARRIERVLRNLLVNALEFADRTSVDITIAQNEEAVAVRVRDHGVGMTEETAARVFDRFYRADASRKRTTGGTGLGLSIAAEDVALHGGILTARGEPGNGSSFLMTIPKEPGAPIGPGPLGLWEDA
- a CDS encoding LpqB family beta-propeller domain-containing protein, with protein sequence MKRLLALALALLLLTGCTSLPDASAPQPFDVSIPDSAPIQLAADGPSPDSDPSTLVTDFLLACAAGANDDFATARLFLTSGSAQEWNPAEQVLIYDTATRPLVKSGAEDGDRVSVTVSAQGVASVDANGILTRSTDSQITASLALVKENGQWRIDAPENAYIISQASFSASYELTNLYFPATTGDALVPDPRWYPSRRLSTHLLKGLVGGPEKGISQAVTNAIPGGTTIPSQGIEVREGVASVSLEAPVPESSTARSLLHWQIARTLAQDASISAVELKVSGIDLSDSPLPEGPAFSLDTRVGLNESAIGTISAMTVVPLNLAEQPLEGAGSPAMSPVTHDLVAWRHEGELRIEKGGAEPESARVAHQSSGAPSIDRFGYVWAAASAGAIAARSDGSVIEVPVEGGEDVPVRSVAISPDGARALIVREGEEGGALWIGAVLRDTEGAPRSIVGLESGGSYATGVIDAAWTDGTSFVVAVARADEARGGGSGLIDVDLGGFGSAISTPEDIVSLSAGSSAMNLCMLDSRGGVHCRSGALWQDVPATFKEIRFPG